One region of Zingiber officinale cultivar Zhangliang chromosome 7B, Zo_v1.1, whole genome shotgun sequence genomic DNA includes:
- the LOC122006452 gene encoding alpha/beta hydrolase domain-containing protein 17B-like: MGGVTSSLAAKFAFFPPCPPSYGVVVADEAAGRVEMTGVPPRENVEVRRLRTRRNTEIVAMYVKNPAASLTVLYSHGNAADLGQLYELFCELSKHLCVNLMGYDYSGYGQSSGKPSEQNTYADIEAAYRCLETTYGAHTENIILYGQSVGSGPTLELATHLPNLRAVVLHSPILSGLRVMYSVKHTYWFDIYKNIDKIPSVQCPVLVIHGMADDVVDSSHGKRLWELCKEKYEPLWIKGGDHCNLELYPEYIRHLKKFVSAIEKIPPAETAHIERSLLQGPPTTSSDHFVLQRTSTDGREKPRASTDRKEKGRNSTDRQDKTRVSTDKKKKLRKSFEVTEKARISVDQQEKPRKSFDRFGGMIKSVSLCNIDCFNVPASQIEEPKGKC, translated from the exons ATGGGCGGGGTCACGTCGTCGTTGGCGGCTAAGTTCGCATTCTTCCCTCCGTGCCCGCCCTCGTATGGCGTGGTGGTCGCCGACGAGGCGGCGGGGCGGGTGGAGATGACGGGGGTGCCGCCGCGCGAGAACGTGGAGGTCCGGCGTCTGCGGACGCGGCGGAACACGGAGATCGTCGCCATGTACGTGAAGAACCCCGCCGCGAGTCTCACCGTGCTCTACTCCCACGGCAACGCCGCCGACCTCGGGCAGTTGTACGAACTCTTCTGCGAGCTCAGCAAACATCTCTGCGTCAATCTCATGGG GTATGATTATTCAGGGTATGGGCAATCTTCTGGAAAG CCGAGTGAGCAAAATACTTATGCAGATATAGAAGCTGCTTATCGGTGTCTTGAAACGACATATGGAGCTCATACGGAGAATATTATTCTTTATGGCCAATCAGTCGGTAGCGGACCTACGCTGGAATTGGCTACTCATTTACCGAACTTGCGAGCCGTTGTGCTCCACAGCCCGATTTTGTCTGGTTTGCGGGTCATGTATTCTGTGAAGCATACTTACTGGTTCGATATATATAAG AACATTGATAAAATTCCTTCAGTTCAATGTCCAGTGTTGGTTATACAT GGTATGGCTGACGACGTTGTGGATTCATCCCATGGAAAACGCCTTTGGGAGCTTTGCAAAGAAAAATATGAACCTCTATGGATCAAGGGAGGGGATCACTGTAATTTGGAATTGTACCCAGAATACATAAGGCATCTTAAGAAGTTCGTATCGGCAATCGAAAAGATACCTCCGGCTGAAACTGCACATATCGAGAGATCACTTCTACAGGGTCCTCCTACTACAAGTTCTGATCACTTTGTCCTCCAGAGAACAAGCACAGATGGGAGGGAAAAACCGAGAGCAAGTACTGATCGTAAAGAGAAGGGTAGGAATAGTACCGATAGGCAAGATAAAACGAGAGTAAGCACAGATAAGAAGAAGAAATTAAGAAAGAGCTTTGAAGTCACTGAAAAAGCAAGAATTAGTGTGGATCAGCAAGAAAAACCAAGGAAGAGCTTTGATCG GTTTGGAGGGATGATAAAGTCGGTTAGCTTGTGCAATATTGACTGTTTCAATGTCCCTGCGTCTCAAATCGAGGAGCCCAAAGGCAAGTGCTAG
- the LOC122006453 gene encoding SEC14 cytosolic factor-like isoform X2, with amino-acid sequence MPPASLLLVELHRSSSFPTTISSLTSGFASGSAAPGRMAVASQDAVKQLSVLLDQADETLKRTFQGYPTATLVRFLNAREWNVAKAHKMLVDCLNWRTENRIDDILTKPIIPSELYRGVRDSQLVGLSGYSKEGLPVFAIGAGLSSFDKASVNYYVQSHIQINEYRDRVILPAATKKYHRYIGTCIKVLDTTGLKLSALGHIKLLTLIATIDDLNYPEKTQTYYVVNAPYVFSACWKVVKPLLQERTRRKVQVLQGCGRDELLKVMDYNSLPHFCLQECYKTAASHACYSLDHSFHQELYNYMKQQALGLERAELLKHRSSRADTPGADTDRTKLVKVKIGDQAGLACSLSSIQIMRHERAIP; translated from the exons ATGCCTCCGGCTTCTCTTCTCCTGGTCGAGTTGCATCGATCGTCCTCATTTCCAACCACAATTTCTTCGCTAACCTCAGGATTCGCCTCCGGATCGGCGGCGCCCGGAAGAATGGCTGTCGCCTCCCAGGACGCCGTCAAGCAGCTCTCCGTTCTCTTGGACCAAG CGGATGAAACCCTGAAGCGTACATTTCAG GGCTATCCAACAGCAACATTGGTGCGCTTTCTTAATGCTAGAGAATGGAATGTTGCCAAAGCACATAAGATG CTTGTAGATTGCTTAAACTGGAGAACTGAAAATCGCATAGATGACATTCTAACA AAACCTATAATTCCCTCAGAATTGTATAGGGGAGTTCGCGACTCACAACTTGTAGGATTGTCCGGATACTCAAAGGAG GGCCTTCCTGTTTTTGCAATAGGTGCCGGACTCAGCTCTTTTGATAAAGCATCT gtAAATTATTATGTGCAGTCACATATTCAAATAAATGAGTACCGTGATCGAGTAATATTG CCTGCTGCAACCAAGAAATACCACCGTTATATTGGGACATGCATCAAGGTTCTTGACACGACTGGACTGAAGCTTTCGGCATTAGGCCACATAAAG TTACTGACCCTCATAGCTACTATTGATGATCTAAATTATCCCGAGAAGACGCAAACTTATTATGTAGTTAATGCCCCGTACGTTTTCTCAGCTTGTTGGAAG GTGGTGAAGCCACTCTTACAAGAAAGGACAAGAAGGAAGGTACAAGTACTCCAAGGCTGTGGCAGAGATGAATTGTTGAAG GTAATGGACTACAATTCTCTTCCCCATTTCTGTCTGCAAGAATGTTACAAGACGGCTGCATCTCATGCCTGCTACTCCTTGGACCATTCCTTCCACCAAGAACTCTACAACTACATGAAGCAACAAGCTCTAGGCCTGGAACGTGCAGAACTCCTGAAACACAGATCCTCCCGTGCTGACACACCGGGAGCTGACACCGACCGGACGAAGCTAGTCAAGGTAAAAATTGGGGATCAGGCCGGGCTCGCCTGCTCGCTTAGTAGCATTCAGATCATGAGGCATGAACGTGCCATTCCTTGA
- the LOC122006453 gene encoding phosphatidylinositol/phosphatidylcholine transfer protein SFH2-like isoform X1, with protein sequence MPPASLLLVELHRSSSFPTTISSLTSGFASGSAAPGRMAVASQDAVKQLSVLLDQADETLKRTFQNMHQGYPTATLVRFLNAREWNVAKAHKMLVDCLNWRTENRIDDILTKPIIPSELYRGVRDSQLVGLSGYSKEGLPVFAIGAGLSSFDKASVNYYVQSHIQINEYRDRVILPAATKKYHRYIGTCIKVLDTTGLKLSALGHIKLLTLIATIDDLNYPEKTQTYYVVNAPYVFSACWKVVKPLLQERTRRKVQVLQGCGRDELLKVMDYNSLPHFCLQECYKTAASHACYSLDHSFHQELYNYMKQQALGLERAELLKHRSSRADTPGADTDRTKLVKVKIGDQAGLACSLSSIQIMRHERAIP encoded by the exons ATGCCTCCGGCTTCTCTTCTCCTGGTCGAGTTGCATCGATCGTCCTCATTTCCAACCACAATTTCTTCGCTAACCTCAGGATTCGCCTCCGGATCGGCGGCGCCCGGAAGAATGGCTGTCGCCTCCCAGGACGCCGTCAAGCAGCTCTCCGTTCTCTTGGACCAAG CGGATGAAACCCTGAAGCGTACATTTCAG AATATGCATCAGGGCTATCCAACAGCAACATTGGTGCGCTTTCTTAATGCTAGAGAATGGAATGTTGCCAAAGCACATAAGATG CTTGTAGATTGCTTAAACTGGAGAACTGAAAATCGCATAGATGACATTCTAACA AAACCTATAATTCCCTCAGAATTGTATAGGGGAGTTCGCGACTCACAACTTGTAGGATTGTCCGGATACTCAAAGGAG GGCCTTCCTGTTTTTGCAATAGGTGCCGGACTCAGCTCTTTTGATAAAGCATCT gtAAATTATTATGTGCAGTCACATATTCAAATAAATGAGTACCGTGATCGAGTAATATTG CCTGCTGCAACCAAGAAATACCACCGTTATATTGGGACATGCATCAAGGTTCTTGACACGACTGGACTGAAGCTTTCGGCATTAGGCCACATAAAG TTACTGACCCTCATAGCTACTATTGATGATCTAAATTATCCCGAGAAGACGCAAACTTATTATGTAGTTAATGCCCCGTACGTTTTCTCAGCTTGTTGGAAG GTGGTGAAGCCACTCTTACAAGAAAGGACAAGAAGGAAGGTACAAGTACTCCAAGGCTGTGGCAGAGATGAATTGTTGAAG GTAATGGACTACAATTCTCTTCCCCATTTCTGTCTGCAAGAATGTTACAAGACGGCTGCATCTCATGCCTGCTACTCCTTGGACCATTCCTTCCACCAAGAACTCTACAACTACATGAAGCAACAAGCTCTAGGCCTGGAACGTGCAGAACTCCTGAAACACAGATCCTCCCGTGCTGACACACCGGGAGCTGACACCGACCGGACGAAGCTAGTCAAGGTAAAAATTGGGGATCAGGCCGGGCTCGCCTGCTCGCTTAGTAGCATTCAGATCATGAGGCATGAACGTGCCATTCCTTGA